The Streptomyces camelliae genome window below encodes:
- a CDS encoding TerD family protein gives MGFFDGLMGARLSDFDSGEAATGSIQLTRRHQTVSLTKQGAATGNLRVNLTWRMRTSDFDPVARGSLFRHPFRALKPQEVLGHGQSMVNVDLDLGCLYELTDGTKGVVQPLGNYLGDVNAPPYIKLSGDDRFGSASGETMYVNLDHRDAIKRLLVFVYIYDQTPAFDRTHAIVTLYPSNGPRIEIGLDERHPQARSCAVVMIENVKGELTVRREVKFVYGFQGELDRLYGWGLQWGRGYKTADR, from the coding sequence ATGGGGTTCTTCGACGGACTGATGGGAGCGCGGCTCTCCGACTTCGACTCGGGCGAGGCCGCGACCGGCTCCATCCAGCTCACCCGGCGGCATCAGACGGTGTCGCTCACCAAGCAGGGCGCGGCCACGGGCAACCTGCGGGTCAACCTGACCTGGCGGATGCGCACGTCCGACTTCGACCCCGTCGCGCGGGGCAGCCTCTTCCGGCACCCCTTCCGGGCCCTCAAACCCCAGGAGGTGCTCGGCCACGGTCAGTCCATGGTCAACGTCGACCTCGACCTCGGCTGCCTGTACGAGCTGACCGACGGCACGAAGGGCGTCGTCCAGCCGCTCGGCAACTACCTGGGCGACGTCAACGCCCCGCCGTACATCAAGCTCAGCGGCGACGACCGGTTCGGCTCGGCGTCCGGCGAGACGATGTACGTCAATCTCGACCACCGCGACGCCATCAAACGCCTGCTGGTCTTCGTCTACATCTACGACCAGACCCCGGCCTTCGACCGCACCCACGCCATCGTCACGCTGTACCCCAGCAACGGCCCCCGGATAGAGATCGGCCTGGACGAACGCCATCCCCAGGCCCGCTCCTGCGCGGTGGTGATGATCGAGAACGTGAAGGGCGAACTGACGGTCCGCCGCGAGGTGAAGTTCGTCTACGGCTTCCAGGGGGAGCTGGACCGGCTGTACGGGTGGGGGCTGCAGTGGGGCAGGGGGTACAAGACGGCGGACCGGTGA
- a CDS encoding TerD family protein produces the protein MTHAMLKGSNVPLEATTVRAVLRWTPGQGVPDVDASALLLGPDGRVRSDEDFVFYNQPRHPSGKVWRLGKKRVAEGLTDTIQTDLPGVEPGVGRILLVASADGVTFDQVPALCILLYDAVADGEPLASFEIKPETGAETALICGELYRRGEGWKFRALGEGYQDGLKGLATDFGISVDESEAEPEPTASQPLPPEQPTTAVPQQPPAYGYPQPTSAAPAYGYPQPVPVPVAADPNFRLPPQGPQFIGR, from the coding sequence ATGACGCACGCGATGCTGAAGGGGTCGAACGTCCCGCTGGAAGCCACCACGGTCCGGGCCGTGCTGCGCTGGACCCCCGGGCAGGGAGTCCCGGACGTGGACGCCTCGGCGCTGCTGCTCGGCCCCGACGGCCGTGTGCGCTCGGACGAGGACTTCGTCTTCTACAACCAGCCCCGGCATCCCTCCGGAAAGGTGTGGCGGCTCGGCAAGAAACGCGTCGCCGAGGGACTGACCGACACGATCCAGACAGATCTTCCCGGTGTCGAGCCGGGCGTCGGGCGGATCCTGCTCGTCGCCTCCGCCGACGGCGTCACCTTCGACCAGGTGCCGGCGCTGTGCATCCTGCTGTACGACGCGGTCGCCGACGGGGAGCCGCTGGCCAGCTTCGAGATCAAGCCGGAGACCGGCGCGGAGACGGCGCTGATCTGCGGTGAGCTGTACCGGCGCGGGGAGGGCTGGAAGTTCCGCGCGCTGGGCGAGGGGTACCAGGACGGGCTGAAGGGGCTCGCGACGGACTTCGGCATCTCGGTGGACGAGTCGGAGGCCGAGCCGGAGCCCACGGCGTCCCAGCCGTTGCCTCCCGAGCAGCCGACGACGGCCGTACCGCAGCAGCCGCCGGCGTACGGCTATCCGCAGCCGACATCGGCCGCGCCCGCGTACGGGTACCCGCAGCCGGTGCCGGTGCCGGTCGCCGCCGACCCGAACTTCCGGCTGCCGCCGCAGGGGCCGCAGTTCATCGGGCGGTGA
- a CDS encoding HpcH/HpaI aldolase/citrate lyase family protein yields the protein MRHFGHIAPEVRQRLFHREPCDFTADSPARLLACALGATLYSPATRLRLADDIVKQAGNGVVSMVLCLEDSIDDADVVAGEENLVRQFADLAARPGTEPPLLFIRVRTPEQIPDLVHRLGASVRLLSGFVLPKFTEERGIPFLEALAAAEADSGRRLFAMPVLESPELLYRESRVDTLEGIARAVDKYRDRVLALRLGVTDFCSSYGLRRAPDMTAYDVQVVASVIADVVNMLGRADGTGFTVTGPVWEYFRLSERMFKPQLRQSPFLEVQAVELREKLLEHAMDGLLREISLDHANGLLGKTCIHPSHVLPVHALSVVSHEEYSDAQDILRPERGGGGVLRSAYTNKMNEVKPHRAWAERTLLRAEAFGVAHEDVGFVELLAAGIRDA from the coding sequence ATGCGTCATTTCGGGCACATCGCCCCCGAGGTGCGGCAGCGCCTCTTCCACCGGGAGCCGTGCGACTTCACCGCCGACTCTCCGGCCCGGCTGCTCGCCTGCGCCCTCGGCGCCACCCTGTACAGCCCGGCAACCCGGCTGCGGCTCGCCGACGACATCGTCAAGCAGGCCGGGAACGGCGTGGTCTCGATGGTGCTGTGCCTGGAGGACTCGATCGACGACGCGGACGTCGTGGCCGGCGAGGAGAACCTGGTGCGCCAGTTCGCCGACCTCGCCGCCCGGCCCGGCACCGAGCCGCCGCTGCTCTTCATCCGGGTGCGCACCCCCGAGCAGATCCCCGACCTCGTGCACCGGCTCGGCGCGTCCGTACGCCTGCTGTCCGGGTTCGTGCTGCCGAAGTTCACCGAGGAGCGCGGTATCCCGTTCCTGGAGGCCCTGGCGGCCGCCGAGGCCGACAGCGGGCGCCGGCTGTTCGCCATGCCGGTCCTGGAGTCCCCCGAGCTGCTCTACCGCGAATCCCGCGTGGACACCCTGGAGGGCATCGCCCGCGCGGTCGACAAGTACCGCGACCGGGTGCTGGCCCTGCGCCTCGGCGTCACCGACTTCTGCTCCTCCTACGGCCTGCGCCGCGCCCCCGACATGACCGCCTACGACGTCCAGGTGGTCGCCTCCGTGATCGCCGACGTCGTGAACATGCTGGGCCGGGCCGACGGCACCGGATTCACCGTGACCGGACCCGTGTGGGAGTACTTCCGGCTCTCCGAGCGCATGTTCAAGCCACAGCTGCGGCAGAGCCCCTTCCTGGAGGTGCAGGCCGTCGAGCTGCGCGAGAAGCTGCTGGAGCACGCCATGGACGGACTGCTGCGGGAGATCTCCCTCGACCACGCCAACGGTCTGCTCGGCAAGACCTGCATCCACCCCTCCCATGTGCTGCCCGTGCACGCGCTGTCCGTGGTCAGCCACGAGGAGTACAGCGACGCCCAGGACATCCTGCGCCCCGAGCGGGGCGGCGGGGGAGTGCTCCGCTCGGCCTACACGAACAAGATGAACGAGGTGAAGCCGCACCGCGCCTGGGCCGAGCGGACCCTGCTGCGCGCCGAGGCCTTCGGCGTGGCCCACGAGGACGTCGGTTTCGTGGAGTTGCTCGCCGCCGGAATAAGGGACGCATGA